A DNA window from Maribellus comscasis contains the following coding sequences:
- a CDS encoding helix-turn-helix domain-containing protein yields the protein MEIKFDSFEPQYSIEVLSKKYRVKLQNKGAELFISLPKRSGEGIIKGIDFLDGIGFTRVNCAFYTDTVFMYEGRKNQPIRFIFCESGEIIHILNSDNFRYKLGPMVGSIAASANCNSQLIVFPPYKQISYFALDIDREKFLPKIEKELHTIPEKLANVFKDVENSGHFLYQSDYSLNISECLSEIENNPHEGMVRRIFLESKVLDLLWMQIKQYKDDQKSISKQSIIRKIDIKLILKAKNILIQDLKNPPSIEELAALTGTNATKLKKGFKRLYDMTINQYLRNKRLNYAKILLAEENLTIKEVAENVGYSNKSIFSKRFKEKFGVLPSVFLNRYKSGKS from the coding sequence ATGGAAATAAAATTCGATTCTTTTGAGCCTCAATATTCTATTGAAGTACTTTCTAAAAAATACAGGGTTAAATTACAAAACAAGGGAGCGGAACTTTTTATATCACTGCCGAAAAGAAGTGGGGAAGGAATTATAAAGGGAATTGATTTTTTGGACGGAATTGGTTTTACCCGTGTAAACTGTGCTTTTTACACTGACACTGTTTTCATGTACGAAGGAAGGAAGAATCAACCTATCCGTTTTATTTTTTGCGAAAGTGGGGAGATAATACATATTTTAAATTCAGACAACTTTCGTTACAAACTAGGCCCCATGGTCGGCTCCATTGCCGCAAGTGCAAACTGCAATTCGCAGCTCATAGTTTTCCCTCCATATAAACAGATTTCGTATTTTGCTCTTGATATCGACAGGGAAAAATTTCTACCAAAAATTGAAAAAGAACTGCATACTATTCCCGAAAAGCTGGCAAATGTATTTAAAGATGTTGAGAATTCGGGGCATTTCCTATACCAGTCTGATTACAGTTTAAATATTTCGGAATGCCTGAGTGAAATTGAGAATAACCCGCATGAAGGGATGGTACGGAGAATATTTTTAGAATCGAAAGTTTTGGATTTGCTTTGGATGCAAATTAAACAATATAAAGACGATCAGAAATCCATATCAAAACAGTCGATAATCAGAAAAATTGATATCAAATTAATTTTAAAAGCTAAAAACATCTTAATTCAGGATCTGAAAAATCCACCAAGTATTGAAGAATTGGCTGCACTCACAGGTACAAATGCCACTAAATTAAAAAAAGGATTTAAACGGTTATATGATATGACTATCAATCAATATTTACGTAATAAGCGTTTGAATTATGCTAAAATTCTTCTGGCAGAAGAAAATCTTACCATTAAAGAAGTTGCTGAAAATGTTGGCTATTCAAATAAGAGTATTTTTTCTAAACGTTTCAAGGAGAAATTTGGAGTTTTACCCAGTGTCTTTTTAAATCGTTACAAATCAGGTAAAAGTTAG
- a CDS encoding DUF2383 domain-containing protein yields MCKDGVAGYETASNNIEYSDLRTLFLRLSQQRKLFIKEIKNETLKMGIEVDTNGTIKGSFSSYIAGNQSYLQ; encoded by the coding sequence ATCTGTAAAGATGGAGTGGCAGGTTATGAAACAGCTTCAAACAACATTGAATACAGCGACTTGAGAACATTGTTCTTGCGATTGTCGCAACAACGTAAACTTTTTATAAAGGAGATAAAAAATGAGACGTTGAAAATGGGAATAGAAGTTGATACAAATGGCACCATTAAAGGATCTTTTTCATCGTACATAGCTGGCAACCAAAGCTACCTTCAGTAG
- a CDS encoding CsbD family protein, producing MSATTDKMKGNWNVIKGKLKQKYGDLTDDDLKYVEGQEDELLGRIQKRTGKTNEEFKKFIDKL from the coding sequence ATGAGTGCAACTACAGACAAAATGAAAGGAAACTGGAACGTTATTAAGGGAAAATTGAAACAAAAGTACGGTGATTTAACCGACGATGACCTGAAATATGTTGAAGGACAGGAGGATGAATTACTGGGACGTATACAGAAAAGAACCGGAAAAACCAATGAGGAATTTAAAAAATTTATTGACAAACTCTAA
- a CDS encoding PRC-barrel domain-containing protein, translated as MTPKVLSASSIKSTSVENNAGEDLGKIKDLMIDWENGSVAYAVVSFGGFLGLGEKLFAIPLESFKFESYDGKERAILNVTREQLEDAPVSTQITGRRMLTIPLWIQCMPTMDINLIPGDFHEHNYNNSLAH; from the coding sequence ATGACACCAAAAGTATTATCAGCTTCGTCAATAAAAAGCACTTCGGTAGAAAATAATGCAGGTGAAGATTTGGGAAAAATTAAAGATTTAATGATCGACTGGGAAAATGGCAGTGTGGCTTATGCAGTCGTTTCATTTGGAGGATTTTTAGGATTAGGCGAAAAACTATTTGCTATTCCTCTTGAATCGTTCAAGTTTGAAAGTTATGATGGTAAAGAACGTGCAATACTAAATGTGACCAGGGAACAATTGGAAGATGCTCCGGTTTCGACCCAGATAACTGGCCGAAGGATGCTAACTATACCTTTGTGGATTCAGTGTATGCCCACTATGGATATAAACCTTATTCCGGGAGATTTCCACGAACACAATTATAATAACTCATTAGCGCATTGA
- a CDS encoding hemerythrin domain-containing protein produces MTAKTITKALTDHHDEMRQLVKEVKKDAGKFFYLKKHLDIHHELEEDLLLSALNNKKDIKDESLESQEEHVILNQALIGLADFPKDNQRWMVKFKVFEEILDHHLTEEEEDLFPDVEKILDEKEQTERGARFEQLKKQRLSAALETKPDKEPKKTKKSNSKK; encoded by the coding sequence ATGACCGCAAAAACAATTACGAAGGCACTGACCGACCATCACGATGAAATGCGCCAATTAGTTAAAGAAGTTAAAAAAGACGCCGGTAAATTTTTTTACCTGAAAAAGCATCTTGATATTCATCACGAATTGGAAGAAGACCTGCTTTTGAGCGCTTTAAACAACAAAAAAGATATCAAGGACGAATCGCTTGAATCGCAGGAAGAGCATGTGATCTTGAACCAGGCATTGATTGGCCTGGCCGATTTTCCGAAAGATAACCAACGCTGGATGGTTAAATTTAAAGTGTTCGAAGAAATACTTGACCATCACCTCACCGAAGAAGAAGAGGATTTATTCCCGGATGTTGAAAAGATCCTGGATGAAAAAGAGCAGACCGAGCGGGGAGCCCGCTTTGAACAATTAAAAAAACAAAGGCTCTCCGCGGCCCTGGAAACAAAACCGGACAAAGAACCGAAAAAAACGAAAAAGAGTAATTCGAAAAAATAG
- a CDS encoding NAD(P)/FAD-dependent oxidoreductase, with protein sequence MDIRSSEPYWLKKNAFEKSYPSLNRSLSTDILIIGGGITGALIAWKLLEAGKEIVLVDRRDVCNGSSAASTAMLQYEIDVPLFKLIEQRGMETAVSSYKNCEKAIFALKKIVDETGSKCDFEFKKSIYFTSRKSDVNMLKEEFSTRKKFGFSVEWLNRNMLNDLGLNARVGIQSESGAIMDPFKLTYDLLKLCAQKGAAIFDKTDIEKVGQKGKKLIAVSSENYTIQANHVIHCTGYESVNTLKKKVVDLKSTYALASESFDPVPPGFKNHIYWDTSSPYLYFRGTSDNRIIIGGGDEPFKNAGVRDALLHKKSDFLSKQFKACFPAIQFKPDYTWAGTFGETKDGLPYLGKPNPAVNEHYVLGFGGNGITYSVMAMDAILDSLNNKEHRFLYDYRFDR encoded by the coding sequence ATGGACATCCGCTCATCCGAACCTTATTGGTTAAAAAAGAACGCCTTTGAAAAAAGCTATCCGTCATTGAACCGGTCACTTTCAACCGACATTTTAATAATTGGTGGAGGAATAACAGGTGCATTAATCGCCTGGAAATTACTGGAGGCGGGGAAAGAAATTGTTTTGGTTGACAGGCGTGATGTTTGCAACGGAAGCAGCGCGGCAAGTACGGCTATGTTGCAATACGAAATTGATGTTCCGCTCTTTAAACTCATTGAGCAGCGCGGCATGGAAACAGCCGTTTCAAGCTATAAAAACTGCGAAAAAGCCATTTTCGCTTTGAAAAAAATAGTGGATGAAACAGGGAGCAAATGTGATTTTGAATTTAAAAAAAGCATCTATTTCACCTCCCGCAAAAGCGATGTGAACATGCTGAAAGAGGAATTTAGTACCCGAAAAAAGTTTGGATTTTCAGTCGAATGGCTTAATAGGAATATGTTAAATGACCTCGGGTTAAACGCCCGGGTTGGCATCCAATCCGAATCAGGGGCAATCATGGATCCGTTTAAATTGACTTACGATTTGCTGAAACTTTGCGCCCAAAAAGGAGCTGCAATTTTCGACAAAACCGATATCGAAAAAGTCGGGCAAAAAGGAAAAAAGCTGATCGCTGTTTCGTCTGAGAATTACACAATTCAGGCGAACCATGTTATCCATTGCACGGGTTATGAAAGTGTAAATACCCTGAAAAAAAAGGTTGTCGATTTAAAAAGCACTTATGCCCTTGCATCCGAATCATTTGATCCTGTTCCTCCCGGTTTTAAAAACCACATTTACTGGGATACTTCATCGCCATACCTCTATTTTCGGGGAACTTCGGATAACCGGATAATTATTGGCGGCGGCGATGAGCCTTTTAAAAATGCCGGGGTCCGTGATGCCTTACTTCATAAAAAATCGGATTTCCTTAGCAAACAGTTTAAAGCCTGTTTCCCTGCTATTCAATTCAAACCCGATTATACCTGGGCCGGAACTTTTGGTGAAACGAAAGATGGATTGCCCTATCTGGGGAAACCAAACCCTGCGGTAAATGAACACTATGTCTTAGGTTTTGGCGGAAACGGGATTACTTACAGTGTAATGGCGATGGATGCTATTTTAGATTCGCTGAATAATAAGGAGCACCGGTTTTTGTACGATTACCGGTTCGACAGGTGA
- a CDS encoding phosphoribosylpyrophosphate synthetase, translating to MDKNNQYETLVEALEQLKERGYTHNFQVNEHGQLIEDKEGFFFPSEVELHEFHRFEGDTNPADMSILYAVQTSTGLKGTVVDAYGAEGSEVISKFMNQANQKQFDS from the coding sequence ATGGATAAAAATAATCAGTATGAAACATTAGTGGAAGCGCTGGAACAATTGAAAGAAAGGGGATATACACACAACTTTCAGGTAAATGAACACGGCCAGCTCATCGAAGACAAAGAAGGATTCTTTTTTCCTTCAGAGGTTGAACTACATGAATTTCACCGCTTCGAGGGGGACACGAATCCGGCCGATATGAGTATTTTATACGCGGTGCAAACTTCAACCGGATTAAAGGGAACAGTTGTGGATGCTTATGGTGCTGAAGGTTCAGAAGTAATTTCAAAATTTATGAACCAGGCGAACCAGAAACAATTCGATTCCTGA
- a CDS encoding ferritin-like domain-containing protein, producing the protein MEKKDVKNDIQEIIDICKDGAEGYETAANNIEYSDVKTLFLRLSQQRKLFIEEIKNEALKMGMELDTSGTIKGFFHRIWLATKATFSSATNEKVIEESMTGEKAAVETYDKVLADSELPAYLREILAEQQRLVKVTINQLSELKKEVS; encoded by the coding sequence ATGGAAAAGAAAGATGTAAAAAACGACATTCAGGAAATTATAGACATCTGTAAAGACGGAGCGGAAGGCTATGAAACAGCCGCAAACAATATTGAATACAGTGACGTGAAAACATTGTTTTTGCGATTGTCGCAGCAACGAAAGCTTTTTATAGAAGAAATCAAAAATGAAGCGTTGAAAATGGGAATGGAACTCGATACAAGCGGAACCATTAAAGGATTTTTTCACCGTATATGGTTAGCAACTAAAGCGACTTTTAGCAGCGCTACCAACGAGAAAGTAATTGAAGAAAGTATGACCGGAGAAAAAGCTGCTGTTGAAACCTATGACAAGGTGTTGGCTGATTCAGAATTACCGGCATACCTGCGAGAAATTTTAGCAGAACAACAGCGCCTGGTTAAAGTAACAATTAATCAGCTTAGTGAATTAAAAAAAGAAGTTAGTTAA
- a CDS encoding CsbD family protein, protein MSSTTDKMKGNWNVIKGKLKQKYGDLTDDDLTYVEGQEDELLGRIQKRTGKTKEELKKFIDEL, encoded by the coding sequence ATGAGTTCAACTACAGACAAAATGAAAGGAAACTGGAACGTTATTAAGGGAAAATTGAAACAAAAGTACGGTGATTTAACCGACGATGACCTTACCTATGTTGAAGGTCAGGAGGATGAATTACTGGGACGTATCCAGAAAAGGACCGGAAAAACCAAAGAGGAACTCAAAAAATTTATTGACGAACTCTAA
- a CDS encoding DUF7218 family protein, whose protein sequence is MPQKKTSSRIKNEKQYEALRDKGYSKQKAARIANTPDSGKKGGSSKKYEEWPKKELYDKAKQVGIKGRSKMSKKELIYALRNN, encoded by the coding sequence ATGCCACAGAAAAAAACATCATCGCGAATTAAAAATGAGAAGCAATATGAAGCTTTACGCGATAAAGGATACAGTAAACAAAAGGCTGCACGTATAGCCAATACACCCGATTCAGGGAAAAAAGGTGGCAGCAGTAAAAAATACGAAGAGTGGCCGAAAAAAGAATTGTACGATAAGGCAAAGCAGGTGGGAATTAAAGGCCGCAGTAAAATGAGCAAAAAAGAATTGATTTACGCCCTACGGAACAACTAA
- a CDS encoding DNA topoisomerase IB: MKNINIPSSLVHVTDTEAGYKRLLKNGEKFIYQDEKGKRIRDKATLERIEKLVIPPMWEDVWICKKHNGHLQATGRDVKGRKQYLYHAVWNEHINLEKFNGLLDFAQSLPKIRAKINRNLRKRAWVKEKVVALAIKVMDELYLRIGNKRYMKENDTYGLTTLRKKHLKETSEGLTIKYMAKSGKLRKISVNHPTLKKHLKACAELPGYEIFRYQEGEKYYPVESQDINEYLREISGKDITAKSFRTWGGTVLTVELAPIARKIVEENPRKKFETTLVSMVADELNNTVSVCRKYYIHPVILKAVVNGDTERIKVSSSSKSAKWYRPEELVVLKILKTERNKSKRIPA, encoded by the coding sequence ATGAAAAATATAAATATTCCATCCTCGCTGGTACACGTAACGGATACGGAAGCGGGATATAAGCGCCTTCTTAAAAACGGAGAAAAATTCATTTATCAGGATGAAAAAGGGAAACGAATTAGGGATAAAGCCACACTGGAACGTATCGAAAAACTTGTTATCCCGCCCATGTGGGAAGATGTGTGGATATGTAAAAAGCACAATGGCCATTTACAGGCCACCGGACGTGATGTAAAAGGACGAAAACAATATTTGTATCATGCCGTCTGGAATGAGCATATTAACCTTGAAAAATTTAACGGTCTCCTTGATTTCGCGCAAAGCCTGCCCAAAATCAGGGCAAAAATAAACCGTAATTTACGCAAACGTGCCTGGGTAAAAGAAAAAGTTGTCGCGTTGGCAATTAAAGTCATGGATGAATTGTACCTCCGCATTGGAAATAAACGGTACATGAAAGAAAATGATACCTATGGTTTAACTACGCTCCGTAAAAAACATTTAAAAGAAACCTCCGAAGGGCTTACCATTAAATACATGGCAAAAAGCGGAAAGCTCCGGAAGATTTCGGTAAACCATCCCACCTTGAAAAAACATTTAAAAGCATGCGCCGAATTGCCCGGTTATGAAATATTTCGCTACCAGGAGGGAGAAAAATATTATCCTGTTGAATCTCAGGACATCAACGAATATTTACGGGAAATTTCGGGTAAAGATATAACCGCTAAAAGCTTTCGCACATGGGGAGGTACTGTTCTTACGGTTGAATTAGCCCCTATCGCCCGGAAAATAGTGGAAGAAAATCCCCGTAAAAAATTCGAAACCACATTAGTCAGCATGGTAGCAGACGAATTAAACAATACAGTCTCTGTTTGTCGTAAATATTATATCCATCCGGTAATTTTAAAAGCGGTGGTTAACGGAGATACAGAGCGAATAAAAGTATCCTCTTCCTCCAAATCAGCCAAATGGTACCGGCCGGAAGAATTAGTAGTTTTAAAAATTCTGAAAACTGAACGAAATAAATCGAAGCGAATACCTGCTTGA
- a CDS encoding DUF748 domain-containing protein yields MKKTWKIILIVFSILIVVRLILPYVVKKYVNNTLDNLDGYSGHVKDIDLNLFRGAYVIKEVDIVKTEDSIPVPFLNIMRIDLSVHWKALLKGSLAGEVILDQPVINFATAIDPSTAEKVHQSGTGADWTKMLKNLMPLQINRFEIRKGKINYKDFSTKPQAGIYLNDLNLVATNLSNVNHSNEKLPSAITANATSVGGGKLHMDLAVNVMKEIPDFDVDMKFEDADMTAFNSFMQAYAKIDVEKGILSVYSEVAADSGIVEGYVKPVIEDLQIVDLEKEKDPFLQKIWESIVGGLTELFENHPHDQLATKTPIYGDLNKDVDAGVWPTLGGILKNAFIEAFSKKVDHSVNIKISERD; encoded by the coding sequence ATGAAAAAAACATGGAAGATCATATTAATCGTTTTTTCAATATTAATAGTCGTCCGTTTGATTCTGCCATATGTTGTAAAAAAATATGTGAATAATACATTGGATAATCTTGACGGGTACAGCGGACACGTTAAAGATATTGATCTCAATTTATTTCGAGGGGCATACGTAATTAAAGAAGTCGATATTGTAAAAACAGAGGATAGTATTCCGGTTCCTTTTCTCAACATAATGCGTATTGATCTTTCAGTTCATTGGAAAGCATTGTTGAAAGGTTCATTGGCAGGCGAGGTCATTTTAGACCAACCGGTCATTAATTTTGCTACTGCTATTGATCCTTCGACAGCAGAAAAAGTACATCAAAGCGGAACAGGGGCTGATTGGACTAAAATGCTTAAAAATTTAATGCCTCTTCAAATCAACAGGTTTGAGATTCGAAAGGGAAAAATCAATTATAAAGATTTTTCAACAAAACCCCAAGCTGGCATTTACCTGAACGATTTGAATCTGGTAGCAACTAACCTGAGCAACGTAAACCATAGTAATGAGAAACTGCCCTCTGCCATAACAGCAAATGCCACATCAGTAGGAGGTGGAAAATTACATATGGATTTGGCTGTTAACGTCATGAAAGAAATTCCGGATTTTGATGTAGATATGAAATTTGAAGATGCGGATATGACTGCTTTCAATAGTTTTATGCAAGCTTATGCTAAAATAGATGTGGAAAAAGGTATTTTAAGCGTATATTCAGAAGTAGCTGCGGACAGTGGAATTGTAGAAGGTTATGTAAAACCTGTTATTGAAGATCTTCAAATTGTAGATTTGGAAAAAGAAAAAGACCCCTTTTTACAGAAAATATGGGAATCGATTGTCGGTGGATTAACAGAATTATTTGAAAATCATCCACATGATCAGCTGGCAACCAAAACCCCTATTTACGGTGATTTGAACAAAGATGTAGATGCTGGTGTATGGCCCACTCTGGGAGGTATCTTGAAAAATGCTTTTATCGAAGCATTCAGCAAAAAAGTTGACCACTCAGTAAATATTAAAATTTCGGAGAGGGATTAA
- a CDS encoding YqaE/Pmp3 family membrane protein, with amino-acid sequence MTLLEIIFAIILPPVGVALRYGISREFWINILLTLLGYIPGLIHAFIVLLRK; translated from the coding sequence ATGACCTTACTGGAAATTATTTTTGCAATTATTTTACCTCCTGTTGGGGTAGCATTGCGTTACGGTATTTCTCGGGAGTTTTGGATAAATATCCTGCTTACGCTTTTAGGATACATCCCTGGTCTTATTCATGCTTTCATCGTCCTCTTGCGAAAATAA
- a CDS encoding alpha-amylase family glycosyl hydrolase, which produces MAQKKKKGMGAIPFSKGVAFRVWAPNAEKVFVTGTFINWDEQHYELLSEGNGFWYTEVSEAQPGDEYKYILFYNNQKLIKNDPYAKEVTNSAGNSIIVDNNFNWEDDGYQIPSWNELVIFEMHVGTFNTPQRDMPGNFKSVIKKIPYLKKLGINAIEIMPPMEFPDDYSWGYNPAYPFAVESSYGSSKEFKVLINEAHKAGIAVILDVVYNHFGPDDMDIWQFDGWKEGEYGGIYFYNDWRAETPWGNTRPDYGRDEVRTYLRDNAIMWLDEFHVDGLRLDATAFIRNVKGLNDSPTNDIEEGWSFMQWINEEVQKHFPGRITIAEDLCNNAWLTKTTGEGGAGFGSQWNNSFANEVRANIITNDDDLRDMDIIANQIKKHIDDDITSRVIYTESHDEIANGKARVAEEIWPGNVDNWFSRKRSVLGAALVLTSAGIPMIFQGQEFLEDRWFYDKDPLDWNLSNQYAGLVDLYKTLIELRKNTKGTTKGLTGQHVEVHHINQDEKVVAFHRWYDGGAKDSVIVVFNFRNQELDNYVVGVPSGGQWKVRFNSDWKGFDEEFTNNYTGASEATEGETDGMSHYISLSIGPYSVLILSQD; this is translated from the coding sequence ATGGCACAGAAAAAAAAGAAAGGAATGGGAGCCATTCCTTTCTCAAAAGGAGTAGCATTTCGGGTATGGGCACCGAACGCTGAAAAGGTTTTTGTAACTGGAACCTTTATTAATTGGGATGAGCAACACTACGAACTTTTATCTGAAGGAAATGGGTTTTGGTATACAGAAGTATCGGAAGCCCAACCAGGTGACGAATATAAGTATATACTTTTTTACAATAATCAGAAGTTGATAAAAAACGATCCTTATGCAAAAGAGGTAACTAATTCTGCTGGAAATTCGATTATTGTTGACAATAACTTCAACTGGGAGGATGATGGCTATCAAATTCCCTCTTGGAACGAACTCGTTATTTTTGAAATGCACGTTGGAACATTCAATACCCCTCAACGTGACATGCCTGGTAATTTTAAGTCTGTAATCAAGAAAATTCCATACTTAAAAAAACTTGGAATCAATGCTATTGAGATTATGCCCCCCATGGAATTCCCAGATGATTATTCGTGGGGATATAATCCGGCTTATCCCTTTGCAGTGGAGAGTAGTTACGGAAGCTCCAAGGAATTTAAAGTCCTGATTAATGAAGCACACAAAGCCGGTATCGCCGTTATACTTGATGTAGTCTATAACCATTTTGGTCCCGATGATATGGATATTTGGCAATTTGACGGCTGGAAAGAAGGAGAATATGGAGGTATTTACTTTTACAATGACTGGCGAGCAGAAACCCCTTGGGGAAATACCCGCCCCGACTATGGAAGGGACGAAGTGAGAACATACTTGCGCGATAATGCTATTATGTGGCTCGATGAATTTCACGTTGATGGTTTACGTTTGGATGCAACCGCTTTTATACGTAATGTAAAGGGATTAAATGATAGTCCCACCAATGACATTGAGGAGGGATGGTCCTTTATGCAATGGATTAATGAAGAAGTACAAAAACATTTTCCCGGGCGAATTACCATTGCCGAAGATTTGTGTAATAATGCGTGGCTGACCAAAACGACAGGCGAGGGCGGAGCCGGATTTGGTTCGCAGTGGAACAATTCTTTTGCCAATGAAGTAAGAGCTAATATAATCACAAATGACGATGACCTGAGGGACATGGATATAATCGCAAATCAAATTAAAAAACACATCGATGACGATATAACTTCACGGGTTATCTATACAGAATCCCATGATGAGATTGCGAATGGCAAAGCAAGGGTTGCGGAAGAGATATGGCCGGGAAATGTTGATAACTGGTTTTCACGGAAGAGATCGGTATTGGGAGCTGCCTTGGTCCTTACCTCTGCCGGAATACCTATGATTTTTCAGGGACAGGAATTTTTGGAAGACAGATGGTTTTACGATAAAGACCCGCTTGACTGGAACTTGTCTAATCAGTATGCGGGACTTGTTGATTTATATAAAACACTGATTGAGCTGCGAAAAAATACGAAGGGCACAACCAAGGGATTGACAGGCCAGCACGTAGAAGTCCATCACATAAATCAGGATGAGAAAGTCGTTGCTTTTCACCGATGGTATGATGGGGGAGCGAAAGACAGTGTAATTGTGGTTTTTAATTTTCGCAATCAGGAATTGGATAATTATGTGGTGGGGGTACCCTCGGGAGGACAATGGAAGGTTCGTTTCAACAGCGACTGGAAAGGGTTTGATGAAGAATTTACCAATAATTACACAGGCGCCTCTGAAGCTACAGAAGGAGAAACCGACGGCATGTCGCATTATATTTCATTATCAATAGGGCCCTATTCTGTACTTATACTTTCTCAGGACTAA
- a CDS encoding endonuclease/exonuclease/phosphatase family protein yields METTIIKYIFVIIALVLFIATYLPLINNKYWFFRFFDFGRRQIFILLLLLFVINLLFNIQLNLLIDIVIIALLALALLTQLYYLAPYIVIFSKKQRNKQLDENSIEIISVNVLMGNRNYPSLIRLIKKQRPHILLTMETDEKWDKALSEIESMYPNFKKIPLNNTYGMSLYSTLKVNKIDVHYFISKERPAIEAHLQTKGLRNFVFWGVHPPPPSPTEEETSKKRDNELVIIAKQIRDCNQPVIVAGDFNATCWSKIARLFARISNLKDARKKRGFYSTFPAKPFFLRIPIDLFYHSKNVIVNKLTTLKYFGSDHLPFYIQCEITNT; encoded by the coding sequence ATGGAAACAACCATTATAAAATATATTTTTGTCATAATAGCTTTGGTGCTATTTATTGCCACTTATTTGCCACTAATTAATAATAAATACTGGTTCTTTAGATTTTTTGATTTTGGTAGAAGGCAGATATTCATTCTATTGCTCCTGTTATTTGTCATTAATTTATTGTTTAATATCCAGCTGAATTTACTTATAGATATAGTAATAATTGCATTATTGGCACTCGCTCTTTTAACTCAATTATATTATTTGGCTCCTTATATTGTAATTTTTTCTAAAAAACAAAGAAACAAACAATTAGATGAAAATTCCATAGAAATAATTTCTGTAAATGTATTAATGGGAAACAGGAATTATCCCTCTTTAATTAGGTTGATAAAAAAACAGAGGCCTCACATATTATTAACAATGGAAACAGATGAAAAATGGGATAAAGCATTATCAGAAATTGAATCTATGTATCCTAATTTTAAGAAGATACCATTGAATAACACATACGGGATGAGCTTATACTCGACATTGAAAGTGAATAAAATAGATGTCCACTATTTTATATCAAAAGAGAGGCCCGCTATTGAAGCACATCTACAGACTAAAGGTCTTCGAAACTTTGTTTTTTGGGGTGTTCATCCACCACCACCAAGTCCAACAGAAGAAGAAACTTCAAAAAAACGTGATAATGAACTGGTAATTATAGCTAAACAGATACGTGATTGTAACCAACCTGTAATTGTTGCAGGAGATTTTAATGCAACATGCTGGTCTAAAATTGCACGTTTATTTGCAAGAATCTCAAATCTGAAAGATGCAAGAAAGAAAAGAGGTTTTTATTCAACCTTCCCTGCAAAACCCTTTTTTCTCAGGATACCGATCGATTTATTTTACCACTCAAAAAATGTGATAGTCAATAAATTAACAACTTTAAAATATTTTGGATCCGATCATCTGCCATTTTATATTCAGTGTGAAATCACGAATACTTAA